In the genome of Pseudorasbora parva isolate DD20220531a chromosome 10, ASM2467924v1, whole genome shotgun sequence, one region contains:
- the znf106a gene encoding zinc finger protein 106: MVKEQKCILCETVYSSKQEMEEHMRSMLHHRELENLKGRDCGHECRICGVTEVSLTDYASHISSASHKQRIEDQKYRPSNEDQDEDYFDKDIVQLIEKRKEIFRKEEASAKQTKEERDNSRRWQELRTQWQGARPLMYQQCGPWDRPFPNFPQMPKRGRGSNWQNLRFSSPDRSKWFNPNRQVRCATWHAEGPPDLQNWGSRGRQGGSLHNQGNFWGGRQGGYGVCPPQLRKQFPWNNSQFNVPWQGQYMPPPRRFKSPAREHQKPSNSSENQTKGEQSVDESGGDHDSNKGKGQKSEKAHRWAPYPPAKLGDLSSTLDKSNVESPENIKAQSLNEDSHEDMVRKSKADRKHWQHNPKEPYSEQSDCREQKSSFKNIGSNNMDGFAHPSTSTSTRTEMASKLAKDGSKMNLRQEGSQDSVSTKGSKHSNFSSEFPQHTTSNAEQDSLLAEMLRKAKETLLNRNNSVDVSGPENCLKGSKNVPQIIKQVESLELNKNKKLYENTKNLSKSNSQERLDFVKRIGNDQELLTSTENSVQIGNVRNDTRPSLQSLHVSTSTMDHEDEEECGEMEENAHLPIQDQVMDTLDEDLCLVGEGSHSSPSQHTAGGSVPSLSKLALPACLQRDLNRHMGPKGKAPSHEPNLNIARRIRNVSGTRKNEPEKDSGLKPTLRQLISSSGSRRNVNWDQVYQEVNRKKQGKGLPRFGIEMVPCEPEGPNQMDENDVPLSEGFHWDSLFDLSQVPSRKRSLSESNVVKDGPAGTSSLLKEVDPLKDSPVCGLSQQPRREELQSKDLLEIQGLKGPSKGPEDVEGDSGCTSEIELIDTQGAGKKRRAPGDVVSPEIPTEDRKNKRQKIKSKKERSQVDQLLAVSLREEELNGSLQAVDNSLIQARAALQAAYLEVQRLLMVKQQVISEMNSLRTKRIEILQGMQGEFESKEREKNIEKTSTSSSTQVTQIPASAVLPTTAAQASSSTFSLPVNIKQEPIATCNPIPEPNLIKCPLPGSQNTTPVQTVFAACQTDTSFKSDSRMESSQETTSMALMAGSSDHKIEPSPNKEICQNSPEVLANPSSQLFLKPLSPSNHLETDPVKRVRKLKKKKCLKKAKGNEQPEISESELDAEPPAPRPARKYRPHRRSSGGIYASPATPEEKKENEEMVVTGASNSQPLGAKLATPPMKEAHSDSSDLEMMELPPPVPTDFVNLDSSDPDEMPEKKAKESSKESGTAYLTDRAVTDPHNLACNEVTSTSEIDASSTVKACKSEIKSATTLLKSKLHSDISDPGEEEVPTEGEFEGHQEAVNGMQIHNGLLYTCSGDRTIRAFNLISRKCVAVFEGHSSKVNCLLVSCGGGLQQRLYSGSSDQTIRCYNLKTTECTEQLSLPDRVLCLHNRWKILYAGLANGSVITFSLRNNKQLDMFECHGPRAVSCLATAQEGARRILLVGSYDATISVRDAKNGLLLRTLEGHSKTVLCMKVVNDLVFSGSSDQSVHAHNIHTGELVRIYKGHSHAVTVVAILGKVMVTACLDKVVRVYELQSHDRLQVYGGHSDMVMCMVIHKSMIYTGCYDGSVKAVRLNLIQNYRCWWYGCTLIFGVMEHLQQHLLNDHTSPAQQTFKCRWRNCDTYFTTRNGSKQAVHCHMQKHAEDDSKMEP, translated from the exons ATGGTTAAAGAACAGAAATGCATTCTTTGTGAAACTGTCTACAGCTCCAAACAG GAGATGGAAGAGCACATGAGGAGTATGCTGCACCACAGGGAGCTGGAGAATCTCAAAGGCCG GGACTGTGGACACGAGTGCCGGATCTGCGGCGTAACCGAGGTGAGTCTGACTGACTATGCCAGTCACATCTCTAGCGCTTCACATAAACAGCGCATTGAGGATCAGAAGTACCGGCCCTCAAACGAAGACCAAGATGAAGACTACTTTGACAAAGACATTGTGCAGCTCATCGAGAAACGCAAGGAAATTTTCAG GAAAGAAGAGGCTTCTGCAAAGCAGACTAAAGAAGAGAGGGACAACTCAAGGAGGTGGCAGGAGCTTCGGACTCAGTGGCAGGGGGCAAGGCCTTTGATGTACCAGCAGTGTGGGCCTTGGGACCGGCCCTTTCCTAACTTTCCTCAGATGCCCAAAAGGGGCAGAGGCTCTAACTGGCAGAATTTAAGATTTTCATCCCCTGACCGCAGCAAATGGTTTAACCCTAACCGACAGGTTAGGTGTGCCACATGGCATGCTGAAGGACCACCTGACTTGCAGAATTGGGGCTCTCGTGGTCGTCAGGGAGGAAGTTTGCACAACCAAGGAAACTTCTGGGGTGGTAGACAAGGTGGCTATGGAGTCTGCCCTCCACAGCTGAGAAAGCAATTTCCTTGGAACAACAGTCAGTTTAATGTCCCTTGGCAGGGACAATATATGCCACCACCTAGGCGCTTTAAATCACCTGCAAGAGAGCATCAAAAACCATCAAACTCCTCTGAGAATCAGACAAAAGGCGAACAGAGTGTAGACGagtctggtggtgatcacgatTCCAACAAAGGTAAGGGTCAGAAGTCAGAGAAAGCACATCGATGGGCACCTTATCCACCAGCCAAACTTGGGGATCTTTCATCAACTTTAGACAAGTCAAATGTGGAATCTCCTGAAAATATTAAGGCACAAAGTTTAAATGAGGACAGTCATGAGGACATGGTGAGGAAATCCAAGGCAGACCGAAAACATTGGCAGCATAATCCCAAAGAACCTTACAGTGAACAAAGTGATTGCAGGGAGCAGAAGAGTTCCTTCAAGAACATTGGCAGTAATAACATGGATGGTTTCGCCCACCCTTCCACCTCCACCTCTACAAGAACAGAGATGGCCAGCAAGCTTGCTAAAGATGGCTCAAAGATGAATCTCAGACAAGAAGGAAGTCAAGACTCTGTCAGCACTAAAGGTTCTAAGCATTCCAATTTCAGTTCTGAATTCCCACAACATACCACTTCCAATGCAGAGCAAGACAGTCTGCTGGCAGAGATGCTGCGAAAAGCTAAAGAGACATTGCTTAATAGAAATAACTCTGTTGATGTATCTGGCCCAGAGAACTGCCTCAAAGGATCAAAGAATGTGCCTCAGATTATTAAGCAAGTTGAGAGTTTAGAACTAAACAAGAATAAAAAATTATACGAGAATACAAAAAACCTTAGCAAGAGCAATAGTCAAGAAAGGCTAGATTTTGTAAAACGTATTGGCAATGACCAAGAGCTTTTAACCAGCACAGAGAACTCGGTACAGATTGGCAATGTGCGCAATGACACTAGGCCATCTCTGCAGTCCTTGCATGTTAGTACCTCCACTATGGACCACGAAGATGAGGAGGAGTGTGGTGAAATGGAAGAAAATGCTCACCTACCAATACAAGATCAAGTCATGGACACACTAGATGAAGATTTATGCTTAGTTGGTGAGGGGTCCCACAGCAGCCCATCCCAACATACAGCAGGTGGCTCCGTGCCCTCTTTAAGTAAGCTTGCCTTGCCTGCTTGTCTCCAAAGGGATCTGAACCGCCATATGGGCCCTAAAGGCAAAGCACCTTCCCATGAACCCAACTTGAATATTGCCAGGCGTATTAGGAATGTGAGTGGCACACGAAAGAATGAGCCTGAGAAGGACTCTGGACTTAAACCCACTTTGCGGCAGCTCATTAGCTCCTCTGGCTCCAGGCGAAATGTCAACTGGGACCAAGTCTACCAAGAAGTCAACCGGAAGAAGCAAGGCAAGGGCTTACCAAG ATTTGGAATAGAAATGGTGCCCTGTGAACCTGAGGGTCCGAACCAAATGGATGAAAATGATGTGCCTCTTTCTGAGGGCTTTCATTGGGACTCTCTGTTTGACCTTAGTCAAGTTCCTTCCCGCAAGCGTAGCTTGTCTGAAAGCAATGTGGTCAAAGATGGCCCTGCTGGTACCAGCTCCCTTCTCAAAGAAGTAGACCCTCTGAAAGACTCTCCTGTTTGTGGCCTCTCACAGCAACCAAGGAGAGAAGAGCTGCAGTCCAAAGATCTTCTGGAGATTCAAGGTTTGAAAGGGCCTTCTAAAGGCCCAGAGGATGTTGAAGGAGACAGTGGTTGTACATCAGAGATTGAATTGATTGACACACAAGGAGCTGGGAAGAAACGCAGAGCTCCTGGG GATGTTGTGTCTCCAGAGATTCCAACTGAAGATAGGAAAAACAAGAGGCAAAAAATTAAGTCTAAGAAAG AGCGCTCTCAAGTGGATCAGTTGCTTGCTGTATCTCTACGTGAGGAAGAGCTTAATGGCTCACTTCAGGCAGTGGATAACAGTCTTATTCAGGCACGTGCTGCCTTGCAAGCTGCCTATTTGGAAGTACAGCGTCTGCTTATGGTGAAGCAACAG GTAATCAGTGAGATGAACTCTTTGAGGACCAAGCGGATTGAAATTCTTCAAGGAATGCAAG GTGAATTTGAGtcaaaagaaagagagaagaacATTGAGAAGACCTCAACCTCTTCGTCAACCCAGGTTACTCAGATCCCCGCCAGCGCTGTTCTCCCAACCACAGCTGCCCAGGCATCCTCTTCAACCTTCTCACTGCCTGTTAACATTAAACAGGAGCCTATCGCTACATGTAACCCCATTCCTGAGCCTAACCTTATCAAATGCCCCCTGCCAGGATCTCAAAATACCACACCTGTCCAAACAGTGTTTGCAGCTTGTCAAACAGATACTTCCTTCAAGTCCGACAGTAGGATGGAGTCTTCACAAGAAACCACAAGCATGGCATTAATGGCAGGTTCCTCAGATCATAAAATAGAGCCGTCACCCAACAAAGAAATTTGTCAAAATTCTCCAGAGGTGTTAGCCAACCCTTCTTCCCAACTCTTTCTCAAGCCGCTTTCTCCCTCAAACCACCTAGAAACTGATCCAGTTAAGCGTGTTCGAAAGCTGAAGAAGAAAAAGTGTCTTAAGAAGGCAAAAGGGAATGAGCAGCCTGAAATCAGCGAATCAGAGCTTGATGCAGAGCCGCCCGCTCCTCGACCTGCCCGCAAGTACCGACCTCATCGGCGATCCAGCGGTGGAATCTACGCCTCACCCGCCACACCAGAGGAGAAAAAGGAAAATGAAGAGATGGTGGTGACCGGAGCTTCAAATTCACAACCACTGGGAGCCAAGCTAGCAACACCACCAATGAAGGAAGCTCACTCTGATTCATCTGACCTGGAAATGATGGAGCTTCCCCCACCTGTGCCCACTGATTTTGTAAATCTGGATTCTTCAGACCCAGATGAGATGCCTGAAAAGAAGGCCAAGGAGTCTTCCAAGGAGTCAGGCACTGCATACTTAACAGACCGTGCCGTCACAGACCCTCATAATCTTGCCTGCAATGAGGTCACCTCCACTAGTGAAATTGATGCTAGCAGTACAGTCAAGGCTTGTAAAAG tgaaatcaAATCAGCCACAACATTGTTGAAGTCCAAGTTACATTCAG ATATATCAGATCCAGGGGAGGAGGAGGTGCCAACAGAAGGAGAGTTTGAAGGCCATCAAGAGGCTGTTAATGGAATGCAGATCCATAACGGACTGCTGTATACTTGCTCAGGAGACCGCACCATACGTGCTTTCAACTTGATA AGCCGGAAGTGTGTGGCTGTGTTTGAAGGTCACAGCAGTAAAGTCAATTGCCTGTTGGTGTCATGTGGAGGAGGCCTGCAACAACGCCTGTACTCGGGATCAAGTGACCAGACCATCCGCTGTTACAACCTCAAG ACAACCGAATGTACGGAACAGCTGTCTCTCCCAGATCGAGTGCTCTGTCTTCATAATCGTTGGAAGATTCTCTATGCCGGTCTGGCCAATGGCTCTGTGATCACCTTCAGTCTTAGG AACAATAAGCAGCTGGATATGTTTGAGTGCCATGGCCCAAGGGCTGTAAGTTGCCTGGCGACGGCTCAGGAAGGGGCTCGGCGTATCCTGCTAGTTGGTTCCTATGACGCCACCATCAGCGTTAGAGATGCTAAGAATGGCCTATTGCTGCGTACGCTGGAGGGCCACAGCAAAACTGTACTCTGCATGAAG GTGGTGAACGATTTGGTGTTCAGTGGCTCGAGTGACCAGTCTGTACATGCACATAATATACAC ACAGGAGAACTGGTGAGGATCTATAAGGGTCATAGTCATGCCGTCACCGTGGTGGCCATATTGGGAAAGGTGATGGTCACCGCATGCCTGGACAAAGTGGTCCGTGTTTACGAGCTCCAG TCTCATGACAGACTTCAAGTATATGGTGGACACTCAGACATGGTGATGTGTATGGTCATCCACAAGAGCATG ATCTACACAGGCTGCTATGAtggcagtgtgaaagctgtcagaTTGAACCTGATTCAGAACTACCGCTGCTGG TGGTACGGTTGTACTCTAATCTTTGGTGTGATGGAGCACCTGCAGCAGCACCTGCTGAACGACCACACCAGCCCAGCACAGCAAACATTCAAATGCCGCTGGAGGAACTGCGACACATACTTTACCACTCGCAACGGCTCCAAACAG GCAGTGCATTGTCACATGCAGAAACATGCTGAGGACGACAGTAAAATGGAGCCATGA
- the pacc1 gene encoding proton-activated chloride channel isoform X1 — protein MLRRDASRSYQEFNGEDCSSGPLESYENNDVSEVEHDEASCDPLPDEDAVDGNLMPIGFNKACLKNVFTVILVLIYLLLTTVAVFLAYQTVSDFMEKLNHPVMSVSYKEVEEFTAPGIALYPGKAQLLSCMHHYHDNIPPLVASGRVEESNCVTEEVIYHGPYSNQTQQKRAIVVRGPTDVRNRELIFLQFSRNETEEDFSAISYMIFATFSDMHKSSDKATFMMDCERNYSMWTFSGGFRTWVKMSLVKTSGRGNESVEFRQESSVVKYIDKRPPQEQANELFFVVFQWRDPFIQQVKDIVTANPWNTIAILCGVFMALFKAADFAKLSIKWMIKIRKRHLRAKIRELDQMS, from the exons ATGCTGAGGAGAGACGCGTCTCGATCTTATCAGGAG TTCAATGGTGAAGACTGCTCTTCTGGGCCACTTGAGTCTTACGAGAACAAtgatgtttctgaggtggagcATGATGAAGCAAGCTGTGATCCTTTACCAG atgaggatgctgtGGACGGCAATCTAATGCCCATAGGTTTCAACAAAGCTTGCCTGAAGAATGTTTTCACAGTCATCCTTGTCCTCATTTACCTGCTGCTCACTACGGTGGCTGTGTTCTTGGCCTACCAAACCGTTTCAGACTTCATGGAGAAACTCAACCATCCAGTGATGTCCGTTTCATACAAAGAAGTTGAGGAGTTTACGGCACCAG GAATTGCTTTGTATCCTGGGAAGGCGCAGTTATTAAGTTGCATGCATCACTATCATGACAACATTCCACCTCTTGTTGCATCGGGCAGGGTAGAGGAAAGTAACTGTGTAACAGAGGAGGTCATTTACCACGGGCCATATTCAAACCAGACGCAA CAGAAACGAGCCATAGTGGTCAGAGGGCCGACTGATGTGAGGAACCGAGAACTTATTTTCCTTCAGTTCAGTCGCAATGAAACGGAGGAGGATTTCAGCGCTATCAGTTACATGATTTTTGCCACATTCAGTGACATGCATAAAAG CTCAGATAAAgcaacttttatgatggactgtGAAAGGAACTATTCAATGTGGACCTTCTCTGGAGGCTTTCGGACATGGGTCAAAATGTCTTTGGTCAAGACATCAGGCAGAGGAAATGAATCAGTTGAATTTAGACAGGAG tccagtgtGGTGAAGTACATCGACAAGAGGCCTCCACAGGAGCAAGCCAACGAGCTTTTCTTTGTTGTGTTCCAATGGCGAGATCCATTTATACAGCAAGTGAAAGAT ATCGTCACGGCAAACCCGTGGAACACTATAGCCATCTTGTGTGGCGTCTTCATGGCTCTATTTAAAGCAGCAGACTTTGCCAAACTCAGCATTAAGTGGATGATCAAAATCCGCAAAAGACACTTAAGGGCTAAAATTAGAGAACTGGACCAAATGAGCTAA
- the pacc1 gene encoding proton-activated chloride channel isoform X2, producing the protein MLRRDASRSYQEFNGEDCSSGPLESYENNDVSEVEHDEASCDPLPDEDAVDGNLMPIGFNKACLKNVFTVILVLIYLLLTTVAVFLAYQTVSDFMEKLNHPVMSVSYKEVEEFTAPGIALYPGKAQLLSCMHHYHDNIPPLVASGRVEESNCVTEEVIYHGPYSNQTQKRAIVVRGPTDVRNRELIFLQFSRNETEEDFSAISYMIFATFSDMHKSSDKATFMMDCERNYSMWTFSGGFRTWVKMSLVKTSGRGNESVEFRQESSVVKYIDKRPPQEQANELFFVVFQWRDPFIQQVKDIVTANPWNTIAILCGVFMALFKAADFAKLSIKWMIKIRKRHLRAKIRELDQMS; encoded by the exons ATGCTGAGGAGAGACGCGTCTCGATCTTATCAGGAG TTCAATGGTGAAGACTGCTCTTCTGGGCCACTTGAGTCTTACGAGAACAAtgatgtttctgaggtggagcATGATGAAGCAAGCTGTGATCCTTTACCAG atgaggatgctgtGGACGGCAATCTAATGCCCATAGGTTTCAACAAAGCTTGCCTGAAGAATGTTTTCACAGTCATCCTTGTCCTCATTTACCTGCTGCTCACTACGGTGGCTGTGTTCTTGGCCTACCAAACCGTTTCAGACTTCATGGAGAAACTCAACCATCCAGTGATGTCCGTTTCATACAAAGAAGTTGAGGAGTTTACGGCACCAG GAATTGCTTTGTATCCTGGGAAGGCGCAGTTATTAAGTTGCATGCATCACTATCATGACAACATTCCACCTCTTGTTGCATCGGGCAGGGTAGAGGAAAGTAACTGTGTAACAGAGGAGGTCATTTACCACGGGCCATATTCAAACCAGACGCAA AAACGAGCCATAGTGGTCAGAGGGCCGACTGATGTGAGGAACCGAGAACTTATTTTCCTTCAGTTCAGTCGCAATGAAACGGAGGAGGATTTCAGCGCTATCAGTTACATGATTTTTGCCACATTCAGTGACATGCATAAAAG CTCAGATAAAgcaacttttatgatggactgtGAAAGGAACTATTCAATGTGGACCTTCTCTGGAGGCTTTCGGACATGGGTCAAAATGTCTTTGGTCAAGACATCAGGCAGAGGAAATGAATCAGTTGAATTTAGACAGGAG tccagtgtGGTGAAGTACATCGACAAGAGGCCTCCACAGGAGCAAGCCAACGAGCTTTTCTTTGTTGTGTTCCAATGGCGAGATCCATTTATACAGCAAGTGAAAGAT ATCGTCACGGCAAACCCGTGGAACACTATAGCCATCTTGTGTGGCGTCTTCATGGCTCTATTTAAAGCAGCAGACTTTGCCAAACTCAGCATTAAGTGGATGATCAAAATCCGCAAAAGACACTTAAGGGCTAAAATTAGAGAACTGGACCAAATGAGCTAA